A window of Echeneis naucrates chromosome 13, fEcheNa1.1, whole genome shotgun sequence contains these coding sequences:
- the trpc6b gene encoding short transient receptor potential channel 3 gives MAKPLRQTLRGAGYLFHAHSSSCLSMTEELFLDAAEYGNIPEVRRMLEELPDLNVNCVNYMDQSALQLAVAHEHLEVTKLLLRKKELARIGDALLLAITKGYVRIVEALLSHQAFADSQRLTNTPRQADAHDDFFAYDEDGTRFSPDITPIILASQCHEYEIVHILLMKGARIDRPHDYFCQCRSCSEQQRHDAFSHSQSRINAYKGLASPAYLSLSNEDPVVAALELSNELAVLANIEKEFKNDYKKLSMQCKDFVVGLLDLCRNTEEVEAVLNGDTESCQNTEMFGRQNLIRLKLAIKYEVKKFVAHPNCQQQLLSIWYENISGLRQQTIAVKILLVLGVAVGLPVLAFMYWIAPLSKLGKLMSGPFLKFVAHAASFMIFLCLLVLNAADRFEGTTLLPNMTIHDHPLQLFRMKTTPFTWMEFLIISWVIGKIWEECKAIWSQDIREYISEPWNLLDFSILAIFMTSFIARLMAFWHAYSAQCYVDKHYTDLANLTLPFEIQYFQLARMNWMPSDPQLISEGLYAIAVVLSFSRIAYILPANESFGPLQISLGRTVKDIFKFMVIFITVFVAFMVGMFNLYSYYLGAKHNNAFTTLEESFKTLFWAIFGLSEVKSVVINIDHKFIENTGYVLYGVYNIIMVIVLLNMLIAMFNSSFQEIEDDADVEWKFARAKLWFSYFEYGGTLPVPFNLVPSPKSLVSFLLAVRKLLWAVPQEENSTGEMELNKMIMNRLIKRYIVKAQRDKENNEVNEGELKEIKQDISSLRYELLEREKHDMETLAGLIRQSTWKRDLLSRSVKRVKQGYLSKVPALFPHFPTKIIIPNLEEALRRFSHDRGPRRLVFDMPTAVLEHRLPSGVRKKSVSEDYGRRMQ, from the exons ATGGCAAAACCCCTGAGACAAACTTTACGGGGGGCTGGATACCTCTTTCACGCccattcctcctcctgcctttcCATGACAGAGGAACTTTTCTTGGATGCTGCAGAATATGGCAACATTCCTGAAGTGAGGCGGATGCTGGAGGAGCTGCCTGACCTCAATGTCAACTGTGTAAACTACATGGACCAAAGTGCACTGCAGCTAGCAGTTGCCCATGAGCATTTAGAGGTAACTAAGCTACTACTTAGGAAGAAAGAGCTTGCAAGAATAGGCGATGCTTTGCTGTTAGCTATCACTAAAGGCTACGTCCGTATAGTGGAGGCCTTACTGAGCCATCAGGCCTTTGCAGACAGTCAAAGGCTTACTAACACTCCAAGACAGGCAGATGCACATGATGACTTCTTTGCCTATGATGAGGACGGCACACGTTTCTCTCCCGACATCACTCCCATCATTCTGGCCTCCCAGTGCCACGAGTATGAAATCGTGCATATACTTCTCATGAAGGGGGCTCGTATAGATCGGCCTCATGACTACTTCTGTCAGTGCAGGAGCTGTAGCGAACAGCAGAGGCATGATGCTTTTAGCCATTCGCAATCACGTATCAACGCATATAAAGGTCTGGCTAGTCCCGCATATCTGTCCCTCTCCAACGAAGACCCTGTGGTGGCTGCTCTGGAGTTGAGCAATGAGCTTGCAGTTCTGGCCAACATTGAGAAAGAATTCAAG AATGATTACAAGAAACTCTCCATGCAGTGTAAGGATTTTGTGGTGGGACTCCTGGATTTGTGTCGAAACACAGAGGAAGTGGAGGCTGTCCTAAATGGGGACACTGAATCAtgtcaaaacacagaaatgtttggCAGACAAAACCTTATAAGGTTAAAACTTGCAATAAAATATGAAGTCAAAAAG TTTGTAGCACATCCCAACTGTCAGCAGCAACTCCTCTCCATCTGGTATGAGAACATTTCTGGACTACGTCAGCAAACCATAGCAGTTAAAATCCTTCTTGTTCTTGGGGTAGCTGTTGGGTTGCCTGTCCTGGCTTTCATGTACTGGATAGCACCGTTAAGTAAG TTAGGGAAACTCATGTCTGGACCTTTCCTGAAGTTTGTGGCCCATGCAGCTTCCtttatgatttttctttgcCTGCTGGTCCTGAACGCAGCAGACCGTTTTGAAGGAACAACGCTACTCCCTAACATGACCATCCACGACCACCCTTTGCAGCTGTTTCGTATGAAGACCACCCCCTTCACCTGGATGGAGTTTCTCATCATATCCTGGGTCATAG gGAAGATCTGGGAAGAATGTAAAGCTATTTGGTCGCAGGACATCCGAGAGTACATCTCAGAACCGTGGAACCTTCTTGACTTTAGTATTTTGGCCATATTTATGACCTCTTTTATTGCAAGACTAATGGCTTTCTGGCATGCATATTCTGCCCAGTGTTATGTTGACAAGCACTATACTGATCTGGCCAACTTGACCCTGCCCTTTGAGATACAGTATTTCCAACTGG ctcgaATGAACTGGATGCCCTCAGACCCACAGCTCATTTCTGAAGGCCTCTATGCAATCGCAGTTGTACTAAGTTTCTCTCGCATTGCATACATCCTGCCTGCAAATGAGAGCTTCGGGCCCTTGCAGATCTCTCTAGGTAGAACTGTGAAAGACATCTTTAAGTTCATGGTGATTTTCATAACAGTCTTTGTGGCTTTCATGGTGGGAATGTTCAATCTGTACTCATACTACCTTGGAGCCAAGCACAACAATGCATTTACAAC GCTTGAAGAGAgctttaaaactttattttgggCCATCTTTGGCTTGTCAGAGGTGAAATCAGTCGTCATTAATATTGACCACAAGTTCATTGAGAATACTGGCTATGTCCTGTATGGGGTGTACAACATCATTATGGTGATTGTGTTGCTGAATATGCTCATTGCCATGTTCAACAGCTCCTTCCAAGAAATTGAG GATGATGCTGATGTTGAGTGGAAGTTTGCCAGAGCGAAACTCTGGTTCTCATACTTTGAGTATGGTGGCACGCTGCCTGTGCCCTTCAACCTCGTTCCAAGCCCCAAATCTCTTGTTTCCTTCCTGCTGGCGGTAAGGAAGCTTCTGTGGGCTGTTCCTCAGGAAGAAAATTCAACTGGTGAAATGGAGCTTAACAAG ATGATAATGAACCGTCTTATCAAAAGATACATCGTAAAagcacaaagagacaaagaaaacaacgaAGTGAATGAAG GTGAActcaaagaaatcaaacaagATATCTCCAGTCTCCGCTATGAACTTCTGGAGAGGGAGAAACATGACATGGAGACACTGGCTGGGCTCATCAGGCAA AGTACGTGGAAGCGGGACCTGCTGAGCCGGAGCGTGAAGCGCGTAAAGCAGGGCTATTTGTCGAAGGTGCCGGCGTTATTTCCGCACTTTCCGACCAAGATAATTATCCCAAATTTAGAGGAAGCACTCCGCCGCTTCAGTCACGACCGGGGACCGCGACGTTTGGTGTTTGACATGCCGACCGCAGTTCTGGAGCACCGGCTTCCTTCTGGTGTCAGAAAGAAGAGTGTGAGCGAAGACTATGGGAGGCGTATGCAATAA